ctctgtgtagccctggctgtcctaaaactcccTCCATAGATCAGACTGccctcagacttacagagatctgcctgcctctgcctcctgagtgctgggattaaaagtctgTGTCACCCCCAACTGACTGTAGCAAgactcttatctcaaaaacaaaaatgggggctgaagagatccagaggtcctgagttcaattcccagaaaccacatggtgactcacagtcatctatggtgggatctgatgttctcttctggcctgcaggcatacgtgCAGATAAAGCACTCAAGCATAAAGAattctaaaagcaaaacaaacaaacaaaagcattgcagaggacctaggttcaattcccagcacccacatggcagctcagaaccacctTAATTCCAGCTTCAGGCAGATCCGATGCCACCTTCGGGCATCTGAGGGCACCtgtacatgtgtgcctacacacatgcacataaataaacataaaaaaataaaaacaaaagagctaGGGAGAATTGTCTCTCttttacaaacaagaaaatagaaaagtagaCTGGGCGTGCTGGTACATAACTGTGATACCACAGCAcacgggaggtagagacaggaggataggaattcaaggtcatcctcagctacgcaGCCTCTTTggggtcaacctgggctacatgtctcaaaaaataaaaaacacacaaaataattagggcagcaagatggctcagtagaaggagaaaactgacgtTACAAGGTGGCCATTGACTTTGACATATGTACTTGtgagcatacacaaaataaatgtagaaaaatagaaattaaaaggaaaggaaatcagaaaatCCAAGTGGTATTTCCAAAATCACTTAATGAATAAAGGAGTCGAGCCGGGATTCAAACCCACATCTTTCAGAGCCCATACTCCTTAACTTCCAAAGAAGTGCATCTCAGAGATAGAAGGGGAGTGTGTTAGTTTTCAGGGACAGGAAATGTTCAGGCTTTCAAAATGTTCAATATGTGCCCaaaagagggctcagcagttaagagtgagctccgctcttccagaggacctgagctctgtttccagcacccatatggaatGGTTCgtaaccgcctgtaactccagctccaaggggatctgacacagGGGTACCTGcgcttacatgcacatacatacataaacataacttaaaataattaaaatgtaaaaaggcATGGttgcacacttttttttaaagatttattttatatatatactctatctgcatgtacaactttatgccagaagagggcatcagatcccattacagatggttgtgaggacctccagaagagcatccagtgctcttaaccgctgagccatctgtccagcccccaggaggcacactcctttaatcccagcacttgggaagcagaaacaggtggatctcttgagtctgaggctagcctggttaaCATatgttctaagccagccagggctatatatatctttttaaaaaataataaaagtaagggctagagagatggctctgcggtaagagcactggctgcccttccagaggacccaggttcaattcccagcacccacatggcagctcacacctgtctgtaactccagttccaaggaatccgaCACcttcccacagacatacatgcaagcaaagcaccaatgaacataaaataaaaataaaattataaataacaaataagtaaataaaagagcTGGAAATGTAACTCTGTggaagagtgcttgtctagcgTGAGAATTTCAGTACCACAAAAACAAAGTCTTAACAAAAATcaatgttaaattttaattttctattttgaaatatatttacagTATCATAGTCCAGAGTTTAACAAAATCTTCTTGACAAGTAGGCAATACACAGAGATCTAGGGACCTAGAGATGAGTTTTGGAAGACAAGGAGGTGGACTCGGAGGGTAAGGACAGAATAGGACTTTAGGACATGAATTTGGAGAGTAAAGATACAGACTTGGGCATGGCATGTGACAATCTCAGCTTGCCTCTTCTCTGAGAGGGCTGACAGAGGCCCCCCGGACTAGCAAACTTTTGAGGCAGGATCATGAGGGTGTAGAGCCGCCTCACGCCACCTGCCTCCTGGGCCTCTTTCCACAGCATCCTGTGCTCCTGACCGAGGCTCCTCTAAACCCTCGGAAGAACCGAGAGCGGGCTGCAGAAGTTTTCTTCGAGACCTTCAACGTGCCAGCTCTCTTCATCTCCATGCAAGCTGTGCTTAGCCTGTGAGTAGTGGCTGCCCGGCTAGCGTGGCCTCGCACGGTCACCCCAGCCCGCAGGCGCTCTCCCCAGTGAGGAAGAGCCAAGagtgagaaaaagaaacttaCTGAAATTAGGATCCTCAGCAAAGGTGTGCCTGGGACCAAGACTGTCCCAGTGTGGTAATCTCAGGTTTGGGGTCCAAGTCCACGACCAGATGCTGCCACCGCCCTTCCTGAGGCTCAGTGTACCCCAGTATTGGCTCTGTGTGGACTGTGCCACgtgctctgctctgctgctggtgcatccagctctcaaataacaacacggagacttcttactaattatgaaagctcagccttagcttaggttcGTCCCTAGccagctcttctaacttaaattaacccacttatattaatctacgttctatcacatggtgttacctctcttccatcttgcacctcctgtttcctctccacgtctcctggtgtctcttgtgcacctagatttctcctcctcttcctttctctccccagaaatcccgcctatacctcctccctagctattggctgttcagctctttattacaccaatcacagcgatatatttttacacagtgtacagataCCCCACAACATATCCAGACAGTACCACCCTGCCATGCCCCCCACCCTGCcatgcccccccaacccccagcctcaCCCTTGCCTATATCTTGTCTGCTGCTGAGATGATACCCTATGACCTACACAGAGGATTTTTTTGACCCCATTAAGAAATCATCAGCCAGCATTTGCAGTTCTCCTGTTTGGGGGCCTGTATTTCCATAGGACAAAATTCAGCTGCAGCTGGCCGCAGCTGCCATGGCATGCAGGGTGTGCTAGCAGACTACCTGTTGACCTCTGAACACTGAGGCTGCGCAGGGGTTTGCCCCACCTGAGTCTCTTACCTGTGTCATTTGGAGATAGGAAACGATAGGCAGACCCCGGGGGCTAATGGGGAAGCCCTAGCTCTCCAGGAAAGTGAAGAGCAGTTATGTTTCCCTTCACTCGTTTCTCCCCCCCCACTTCTCTTGGGAGTTGAAACTACCCTTTAGGTCAGGTCCCTCCAGGGTAGTTAAAGGCCACTGTACTCTCCGACAGGAAGGCCTGTTCTTCAGGATGCTGGAGAAACTTGGCTCCCCACTCAAGGTTTCCCTAGCACTCCATCACCAGAAGGGCCCAGGACTGAGCTCTGCCAGTGGGTTTCTTCCCAGGAGTGTGGCGCTCAGCCATGGCCCCTTTCTCAGTTATGCTACAGGTCGGACCACGGGCGTGGTGCTGGATTCTGGGGATGGGGTCACCCATGCAGTCCCGATCTATGAAGGCTTCGCCATGCCTCACTCCATCATGCGTGTGGACATCGCTGGCCGAGATGTCTCTCGTTTCCTTCGCCTCTACCTACGTAAGGAGGGCTATGATTTCCACTCCTCCTCCGAGTTTGAGATTGTCAAGGCCATAAAGGAAGTGAGTGCTGTCCTGTGGGCCGAGGGGCGGGCGGGGAGTGGTGACcctgagaaggaggagggttGATACTCCATGGTCCTGGGTCAGGCTCTCTTCCCTCCTGGCACTGTGTGCACTCTCCTTCACCTTCCTGAGTGCCGCCATCTTGTGGGGCAGGAGCCATGTCCAGCCCCTAAGCTGGGCCTCTGCACAAGTGTTCATTACTACAAATTGTTCACATCCTTGGAGAAGTTGGAATGCTTTTTTCTTCTCCAGTGTATCAATCCCCCTGACATGCGTGGTTCTGGGGAAACCTCTGAGCTGCTCATGGGAAACCAGAACCATGTCAGAGGTAGGAGAAGGGTGTCTGAGCCTGGCTAAATTTGGATAGTCTCAGGCCCAGGAGCTGCAGAGCCAAGTGCCCAGGTTTGCCTGCCGGGAAGTAGAACAAGAACTCAGGACAGTGTGACAACCTCTGCCCGGGCTCCTGGGCAAGCACTTCAGGCAGTCGCTGCCGACAGGCAGATCGCTGACAGCATGTCACTTCCGTGGGACTTGGCCTGGGAGGACACTAGGTTTCCTGCCATCCTGACTGTCGTCCTTGATTCTGCAGAGAGCCTGCTACCTGTCCATAAACCCTCAGAAGGATGAGACGCTAGAGACCGAGAAGGCACAGTACTACCTGCCCGACGGCAGCACCATCGAGGTAGTGCCCAcatctttccctttttccctcACACCCACCACTAAGCTTGGACTAAAGTGAATGCCCTGTGAGGCCCTGAGCAACGGGACTCCATAGAGAAGGAAGGGGGTCAGAAGGACTTCCCGAGGCCTGGATGCGTAAGGAAGTGGGTACAGATTAGCAAAGTCGCTGCTCCCTGGAACTCCCGCTGATGAGATGTTTCCAAGAGTGTTATTGCCAGAGATCTCTTAGCCAGAGATGCTAGAGCCATTGGTACCATGTGTCCCTCCCTGGTTTCCCAGAAGTTCCATTGGTTCCCAGGAGCCTTGTCTTTGCTCCTTGAGGTCCTTGACATAGAAGATTGGTCTTCAACCTGGGCTTCGCATACACCTGGTTCCTAAGAGACAGGCAGAAAgaccccttcccttcccagttTCCGGGGGCCTCAGTCACAGCCCAGCCTCTTAAGCTGGCTCTTTCCCCTCCAGATCGGCCCTTCCCGGTTCCGTGCTCCTGAGCTGCTGTTCAGACCAGACTTGATTGGGGAGGAGAGTGAGGGCATCCATGAGGTCCTGGTGTTTGCCATCCAGAAGTCTGACATGGACTTACGGCGAACACTCTTTTCCAACATCGTCCTCTCGGGAGGTTCTACTCTCTTCAAAGGTTGGTCTGGCCTCATGGGACCCTTGTTGAAGATCCTGTCCTGCAGGGGTTGGAGGCCCAGAGAATTGATTTggggggtttctttttttctgcccaCTTAGGTTTCGGTGACAGGCTACTGAGCGAAGTGAAGAAACTGGCCCCCAAAGACGTGAAGATCAGGGTAGGAGAGTACTGGAGGTCGGGCTGGGTAGAACTGGGCTCCAAGGACTGGGGCACATGGTGTGTCCCCTTCCGGCCAGGTCTCCAAGCTCTTCAGGCAACCACAGCACTGTAGGCAGCGTCAGGGGCTCCTAGCACATAGAAGGACCCCAGGGTTTTCATCTGCCTCCAGGGCCCAGGCTCACTCTTCACTGTGGCCCGGCAACTAgaggtggaggctgaggcaggaggactgccagaAGATCaagggttagcctgggctacatagagagatcccaAGAACAGTCGAGTGCCGATACCTGGTGTGTTAGAGTGCTTAGCAGGGACCCCGCTGTGGTCCCTCGGGAGTTTGACGTTGCCGTTGCCACGCCCCTCTCGTCCCTCGAGGCAGAACCCTGTAGTGGAGTTTGCCTTGTGAGTAGTGCTGAAGGGAATCACTTCATgtggagaggaaactgaggaaagGCTCTGATTCCTGCCACAGACGTAGTCCCTGCTTAGTGTCGGGCTACCACAGCTCCTGCAAGAAGCCACAGGTTCAGCAAGGAACCTTGTAGCCTGCATGGATGCATGCAGCCTGGCATGCATCCACTGTTCTTGTCGGGGAGGCAGAGTGAAAGGTTGGTGGgtaaagctctggctgtccaagcattaggaccagagttcagtccccgcgttcacataaaagccaggtataCATGGCGGCCCCTTGCAATTGCAGCTCTGGGGAGGTATAGACAAGGTCCCTAAGGACAGGCTGTCTAGGCAGACTAGCCAGaactggcaagctccaggttcagccagAGCCTCTTGCTTCAGTAGTTAGAgcgactgaggaagacaccagatgtgAACATTGGGCCTCTGCGTGCTCACGTGCGCGCACACCCATGCTCTCATATgcctgggaacacacacacatgcaaaagagGAATAGTAGGGTCGGGTGTCTTAGATTCCTCTTTCCATCCCCCTTTGCAGATATCTGCACCCCAGGAGAGACTGTATTCCACATGGATTGGGTGAGTAGCCCGTGGAATAAGTACAGAATGGGAAGCAAGAGCTCGGACCATTCCACCCGCCTACCCTGTCCCTTAAGAAAGGACCCTGAGGGATTGGCTGGCTACACAGTTTCCCTCACACTGCTCCTTTGGGTTTTCTCCACCCCAGAGGCTCTATCCTTGCTTCCCTGGACACCTTCAAGAAGATGTGGGTCTCCAAGAAGGAATACGAAGAAGATGGTGCCCGGTCCATCCACAGGAAAACCTTCTAATATTGAGACACCACCTTCACCTCTCTGTGAAGTTAACTCCACTTGAAAACTCGCTTTCTTGAGTTGGAGTGTTGGAGAGgaactgcctgtgtgtgtgagtgagtgtgtgggtgtgtatgagtgtgtgcgcACATCGAGCGCCGTGTGGCCCGGGGATCCTGGGCCCAGAAAGGACATTGAACTACCCACGATGGTGATGGCCTGAGGCCTGGGGTTGACTACTAGCTGGCCCCTTCCAGGGAAGAGCTCTGGCAGAGGCCCACTCCATTCTCAGCCAGGCCTTTGTCTGGCTGGGTGGAACTGTGGTTACTACCATGGAGAGACCTTGCTGCTGCCGATCCAGGCTGGGttggccccaccccaccccagagtgCCGTGAGGCTGGAGGCAGCTGCTGGCCCCCCTGCCCACCATTCTGCTGTCCATGCCTCTGGATCAGACTGACATCTGCGGCTGGGGCTGAGTGCTGGCTGGCTTTGTTTCATTTCGGGTTTGGGAGACTGAAAAAACGCTCCAGCAGTGGCTGCAGACTGGTCTCAGGAGTCAGCAGGGTACACTCACGGCCACCTGGGAACCAGGTAGGAACCAGGACCACACTGGGCATTCGAGGAGGACAGGGGAAAGCTGCAGGGTTAATTTACAAGCCCCAGCCACATCCAGGGGTCCTGGGAAACTGTCAGGACCTGTGGGCTCCAGCTCCTGGATTTGCTTCTCATCCACCCTTGTTCCAATGCCATCttcacagttttatttattgatacgTTTGTTCGGTAAAGGGACTGCAGAGAGGGCTCACTGTCCCCTGCCACCGGTCACCTTGCTTACACTAATGTTTACAGCACCTAGGCTTTCCACAGCACCCGGGCCGTCAGCCCCTGCTGATGGGGAACTGACAGTATTCATAGGCCTCAGCACTCTGCGGGATTGGAGGCTGCACACAGGGGTGCCCAGCcagcctcttcttttctccttcctccatttgCTCACTGCCCTGGCACCACCAGGCTGGTTGCGGCTGGGTTTTCAAAACAGGAAATCGCATCACTCTTTGGCAGAGGCCTCTTGCAAGGGAGGTATGTTGGAGATCTAGACCCTTTAAAACTAAGAAAGCTGCAGTTGACCATGTTGCCTTGCGCCACTCTAGCTGACGCGGGAGACCAGGGTGAAGTGGCGGGGAGGCCCTCCCGGGTTGGCCGAGGGCCTCTTGACTTTGCACCTGTttgggaatggagagaagggCCCAGACCAAAGTGCCAAGAACCCATGGGCTCTGGCCTGGCGCTCGGAAGCGGTCCAAGGGCCTTTGTACCCACACAGTACAAAGCTAGGGTGAGCCTGTCTTCACCGGCATTCTCACCAGTGATACCAGGCCCCACCTCAGCTCCAGATTCCAGACAGTATTCTCTCCCCACCATCCTATGACCAAAGGCCCCTGCCAGATGTAAGCTGAAGCTGGTGTGTGTGGAATCGGTGTGGCAACCCACGGACTGCAGTGCGCTTAGCCAGCTCCGTCTCTCTTAGCCCAAGCCTGTCTCTTGCACAGCCTCGCAGAGCCACGTTGCCTGGTGGGGCCCAGTGTACTTAAATAAAGTCGTTCCAGTAGATC
The sequence above is drawn from the Peromyscus leucopus breed LL Stock chromosome 1, UCI_PerLeu_2.1, whole genome shotgun sequence genome and encodes:
- the Actr1a gene encoding alpha-centractin isoform X2, giving the protein MESYDVIANQPVVIDNGSGVIKAGFAGDQIPKYCFPNYVGRPKHVRVMAGALEGDIFIGPKAEEHRGLLSIRYPMEHGIVKDWNDMERIWQYVYSKDQLQTFSEEHPVLLTEAPLNPRKNRERAAEVFFETFNVPALFISMQAVLSLYATGRTTGVVLDSGDGVTHAVPIYEGFAMPHSIMRVDIAGRDVSRFLRLYLRKEGYDFHSSSEFEIVKAIKERACYLSINPQKDETLETEKAQYYLPDGSTIEIGPSRFRAPELLFRPDLIGEESEGIHEVLVFAIQKSDMDLRRTLFSNIVLSGGSTLFKDICTPGETVFHMDWRLYPCFPGHLQEDVGLQEGIRRRWCPVHPQENLLILRHHLHLSVKLTPLENSLS
- the Actr1a gene encoding alpha-centractin isoform X1, coding for MESYDVIANQPVVIDNGSGVIKAGFAGDQIPKYCFPNYVGRPKHVRVMAGALEGDIFIGPKAEEHRGLLSIRYPMEHGIVKDWNDMERIWQYVYSKDQLQTFSEEHPVLLTEAPLNPRKNRERAAEVFFETFNVPALFISMQAVLSLYATGRTTGVVLDSGDGVTHAVPIYEGFAMPHSIMRVDIAGRDVSRFLRLYLRKEGYDFHSSSEFEIVKAIKERACYLSINPQKDETLETEKAQYYLPDGSTIEIGPSRFRAPELLFRPDLIGEESEGIHEVLVFAIQKSDMDLRRTLFSNIVLSGGSTLFKGFGDRLLSEVKKLAPKDVKIRISAPQERLYSTWIGGSILASLDTFKKMWVSKKEYEEDGARSIHRKTF